One Gordonia zhaorongruii DNA segment encodes these proteins:
- a CDS encoding FAD-dependent oxidoreductase — translation MAHVITRPCCNDGSCVDVCPVNCIHPTPDEPEFMTAEMLYIDPDTCIDCGACIDECPVSAIYPDDQLAKADEPYLQINADYYKDHDVDGGLVKHQKAPQLPDDELRVAIVGAGPAAFYAAEELVKRRQIKVDMYDRLPTPYGLVRAGVAPDHAKTKGVENTFSAVERKPNFTYHLNVEVGTHITPDELRERYGAVLYAVGAPHDRRLGIEGEDLPGSIAATDFVAWYNGHPDYADRDFDLSSEQAVIVGNGNVALDVARILVTDPEKLAGTDIADHALDVLRGSKVREVIVMARRSIEHGAFTNSEFLSLGDLEGVDVVMPDELVLSEEAAAAEADDSLDSVIATKIRLAREFAERPQVDGNMKIIFDFLASPTTIVGDNDGVASVEYVRNRYVGDGRIEPTDETGTLATGLVVRSVGYRGRPVEGLPFDADRAVVPSDESRVLDGTGGDRLPGLFVSGWVKRGPTGGIGRNRKCGQEAARAIVEDFANGVLPAPSRDADDVVELVTERGAQRVDLAGWKAIDTVEKTAGKQAGRRRVKLVSVNELESAAQSAGDGA, via the coding sequence ATGGCGCACGTAATCACACGTCCCTGTTGCAACGACGGCTCCTGCGTGGACGTCTGTCCAGTCAACTGCATTCACCCCACTCCGGACGAGCCGGAGTTCATGACGGCGGAGATGCTGTACATCGACCCGGACACGTGCATCGACTGCGGCGCGTGCATCGACGAGTGCCCGGTGAGCGCGATCTATCCCGACGATCAGCTGGCGAAGGCCGACGAACCGTACCTGCAGATCAATGCGGACTACTACAAGGACCACGACGTCGACGGCGGGCTGGTCAAGCATCAGAAGGCGCCGCAGTTGCCCGACGACGAACTGCGGGTGGCGATCGTGGGCGCGGGGCCCGCCGCGTTCTACGCCGCCGAGGAACTCGTGAAGCGCCGGCAGATCAAGGTCGACATGTACGACCGTCTGCCGACCCCGTACGGGCTGGTTCGGGCGGGCGTCGCACCCGACCACGCGAAGACGAAGGGCGTCGAGAACACGTTCTCCGCCGTCGAGCGCAAACCCAACTTCACCTATCACCTCAATGTCGAGGTGGGAACCCACATCACGCCCGACGAACTCCGTGAACGGTACGGAGCGGTGCTGTACGCAGTGGGTGCGCCGCACGATCGCCGTCTCGGCATCGAGGGCGAGGACCTGCCCGGTTCGATCGCAGCAACCGATTTCGTCGCCTGGTACAACGGACACCCCGATTACGCGGATCGGGACTTCGATCTGTCATCGGAGCAGGCGGTGATCGTCGGCAACGGCAACGTGGCGCTCGACGTCGCACGGATCCTGGTCACCGATCCCGAGAAGCTGGCAGGCACCGACATCGCGGACCACGCACTGGACGTGCTCCGCGGCTCCAAGGTGCGCGAGGTGATCGTGATGGCCCGACGGAGCATCGAGCACGGTGCGTTCACCAACAGCGAGTTCCTGTCGCTCGGTGACCTCGAGGGGGTCGACGTGGTGATGCCGGACGAACTGGTGCTCAGCGAGGAAGCGGCGGCCGCCGAGGCCGACGACTCACTCGACTCGGTGATCGCCACCAAGATCCGGTTGGCCCGCGAGTTCGCCGAACGTCCGCAGGTCGACGGCAACATGAAGATCATCTTCGACTTCCTGGCCTCGCCGACCACGATCGTGGGCGACAACGACGGTGTCGCCTCCGTCGAGTACGTGCGCAACCGTTACGTCGGCGACGGGCGGATCGAACCGACGGATGAGACCGGGACGTTGGCGACCGGCCTGGTGGTGCGGTCGGTCGGCTACCGCGGACGTCCCGTGGAGGGGCTGCCGTTCGACGCCGACCGTGCTGTCGTCCCCAGCGACGAGAGCCGGGTGCTCGACGGAACCGGCGGCGACCGCCTGCCCGGTCTGTTCGTCTCGGGCTGGGTCAAGCGCGGACCGACGGGCGGCATCGGCCGGAACCGCAAATGCGGTCAGGAAGCGGCCAGGGCGATCGTCGAGGACTTCGCGAACGGCGTGCTGCCCGCCCCGAGCCGGGATGCGGACGACGTCGTCGAACTGGTCACCGAGCGGGGTGCCCAGCGTGTCGACCTGGCGGGCTGGAAGGCCATCGACACCGTTGAGAAGACGGCGGGGAAGCAGGCCGGACGGCGACGTGTGAAGCTGGTAAGCGTGAACGAACTCGAATCTGCTGCGCAGTCCGCTGGAGACGGTGCGTAG
- a CDS encoding class I SAM-dependent methyltransferase — MLTVDFDKLRVGPGVRVIDIGAGQGRHSYEMLRRGADVTAFDQNERDMADVSEMFGALVAAGEVPEQGNAKTQVGNALGLPYEDASFDVVLMSEILEHIPEDDAAIAEMVRILKPGGLAAVTVPRFWPEKICWALSDEYHEVEGGHVRIYRESELAAKLAAAGLEVTGSDHAHALHAPYWWIKCAVGVENENNPLVRGYHRMLVWDMMSKPLVTRASEQLLNPIVGKSVAIYLRKPA; from the coding sequence GTGCTGACAGTCGATTTCGACAAGTTGCGGGTTGGACCTGGCGTGCGCGTCATCGACATCGGTGCCGGACAGGGGCGTCATTCGTACGAGATGCTGCGCCGGGGCGCCGACGTCACCGCGTTCGACCAGAACGAGCGCGACATGGCCGACGTCTCGGAGATGTTCGGCGCACTCGTGGCCGCGGGCGAGGTCCCCGAGCAGGGGAACGCGAAGACACAGGTCGGAAACGCCCTCGGCCTGCCTTACGAGGATGCGTCGTTCGACGTCGTGCTGATGTCGGAGATTCTCGAGCACATTCCCGAGGATGATGCGGCGATCGCCGAGATGGTCCGCATCCTGAAGCCGGGAGGTCTTGCGGCGGTGACGGTTCCGCGTTTCTGGCCGGAGAAGATCTGTTGGGCGCTCTCCGACGAGTACCACGAGGTGGAGGGCGGGCACGTCCGCATCTACCGGGAATCGGAGTTGGCGGCGAAGCTCGCAGCGGCCGGCCTCGAGGTGACCGGCAGCGATCACGCCCACGCGTTGCACGCGCCCTACTGGTGGATCAAGTGCGCCGTCGGCGTGGAGAACGAGAACAACCCGTTGGTGCGCGGCTACCACAGGATGCTGGTGTGGGACATGATGAGCAAGCCGCTCGTGACGCGGGCGTCCGAGCAGCTCCTGAACCCGATCGTCGGCAAGTCGGTAGCGATCTACCTGCGTAAACCGGCCTGA
- a CDS encoding prenyltransferase, producing the protein MPIPSVSGVLSTEQVRATGASIAAMQEPAGALPWFPGGKTDPWDHVESAMALSATGFRREAEAAYDWLRRTQRPDGSWPIEWRAGRVVDPGVDSNFCAYIAVGVWHHFLIVDDTDFLVRMWPAVRDAIERVLVFARSDGAFRWAADHETGAMFANALITGNSSIYTALQCGIRIAEALDEPVTWRDGADGLADAFDAEMAQRGSVFDPPSVHSMDWYYPVLGGAVRGATGRELIAAHWDEFVVDGLGARCVVDHPWVTGAETCELAMAVEALGDVDRAAVLVESIQHLREDDGSYWTGLVFSDGKRWPVELSCWTAGAVVLAADAISRATPGSGIFRDIEQTRIASAVHR; encoded by the coding sequence ATGCCCATCCCATCCGTATCCGGTGTGCTCTCGACCGAGCAGGTCCGGGCGACCGGTGCGTCGATCGCCGCAATGCAGGAGCCCGCCGGTGCACTGCCGTGGTTCCCGGGCGGCAAGACCGACCCGTGGGATCACGTGGAGTCGGCGATGGCGTTGTCGGCCACGGGATTCCGGCGCGAGGCCGAAGCCGCGTACGACTGGCTGCGGCGTACCCAGCGGCCGGACGGATCGTGGCCGATCGAGTGGCGTGCGGGGCGCGTGGTCGATCCCGGTGTCGACAGCAACTTCTGCGCGTACATCGCAGTCGGGGTGTGGCATCACTTCCTGATCGTCGACGACACGGACTTCCTGGTCCGGATGTGGCCCGCGGTCCGTGATGCGATCGAGCGGGTCCTGGTGTTCGCACGGAGCGACGGCGCCTTCCGGTGGGCGGCGGATCACGAGACCGGCGCGATGTTCGCGAATGCGTTGATCACCGGGAATTCCAGTATCTACACAGCGCTGCAGTGCGGGATCCGGATCGCTGAGGCGCTGGACGAGCCGGTCACGTGGCGCGACGGCGCCGACGGTCTCGCGGACGCCTTCGATGCCGAGATGGCGCAGCGGGGTTCGGTGTTCGATCCGCCGTCCGTTCATTCGATGGACTGGTACTACCCGGTGCTCGGCGGTGCGGTGCGCGGTGCGACCGGTCGCGAGCTGATCGCGGCGCATTGGGACGAGTTCGTCGTCGACGGCCTCGGCGCGCGGTGCGTGGTGGACCACCCGTGGGTCACGGGTGCGGAGACGTGCGAGCTCGCGATGGCCGTGGAGGCGCTCGGCGACGTCGACCGGGCGGCGGTTCTGGTCGAGTCGATTCAGCATCTGCGGGAGGACGACGGCTCCTACTGGACCGGGTTGGTCTTCTCGGACGGCAAGCGCTGGCCGGTGGAGTTGAGCTGCTGGACCGCCGGCGCCGTGGTGCTGGCGGCCGATGCGATCAGTCGTGCGACGCCGGGGAGTGGAATCTTCCGCGATATCGAGCAAACCCGGATCGCATCCGCGGTGCACCGCTAG
- a CDS encoding flavodoxin domain-containing protein, translating to MAAVILYGTETGTGELVADSIADVLAADHDPSVYDMSEYAAEDLDADDFLVVVCSTYGEGELPSSALPFGDELDEEKPDLAGLRFAVFGLGDSVYDDTFNRGGEVMAEKLTALGATEVGEHYRHDASSAEKPAKAAEAWAERLKAVIDAA from the coding sequence ATGGCCGCTGTCATCCTTTACGGCACCGAGACCGGAACCGGCGAGCTCGTCGCCGACTCGATCGCTGACGTCCTGGCTGCCGACCATGACCCGTCGGTGTACGACATGTCCGAATACGCTGCGGAGGATCTCGACGCCGACGATTTTCTGGTCGTCGTCTGCTCCACGTACGGCGAAGGCGAGCTGCCGTCGAGCGCTCTCCCGTTCGGGGACGAACTCGACGAGGAGAAGCCCGACCTGGCAGGTCTGCGCTTCGCGGTCTTCGGACTCGGCGACAGCGTCTACGACGACACGTTCAATCGCGGAGGCGAGGTCATGGCGGAGAAGCTGACCGCGCTCGGCGCGACCGAGGTCGGCGAGCACTACCGTCACGACGCCTCGAGCGCCGAGAAGCCCGCCAAGGCCGCCGAAGCCTGGGCGGAACGCCTCAAGGCCGTCATCGACGCCGCCTGA
- a CDS encoding LLM class F420-dependent oxidoreductase, with protein sequence MDFGIVQFTSDRGLRPHELAPLIEEAGFAAYYVPEHSHIPTRRDAAHPRTGDETLPDERYMRTLDPWTSLASAAAVTSRIELSTAVALPVQSDPLTLAKTIATLDHISGGRVNLGVGFGWNLDELADHHVPAGRRRTMLREYLEALRALWTQEEAEYHGEFVEFGPSWAWPKPSRTIGVTVGAAGNEKNFKWIARSADGWITTPGETDIDDSVELLNRVWSDAGREGAPEIVAIDIRPDAERLSRWRDIGVTRVIYGLPDKDADTARAYLTKLAGKLGL encoded by the coding sequence GTGGATTTCGGAATCGTGCAGTTCACCAGCGACCGCGGACTTCGCCCGCATGAGCTCGCACCGCTCATCGAAGAGGCCGGGTTCGCCGCCTATTACGTTCCCGAGCACAGTCACATTCCGACCAGACGCGATGCCGCGCACCCGCGTACCGGTGACGAGACCCTGCCTGACGAGCGATACATGCGCACTCTCGATCCGTGGACGTCTCTCGCGTCGGCTGCTGCCGTGACGTCGCGCATCGAGCTGTCGACGGCGGTCGCACTGCCGGTGCAGTCCGATCCGCTGACGCTCGCGAAGACCATCGCCACCCTCGACCACATCTCCGGGGGACGCGTGAATCTGGGCGTCGGTTTCGGGTGGAATCTCGACGAGCTGGCCGACCATCACGTGCCCGCCGGACGCCGTCGCACGATGCTGCGTGAGTACCTGGAAGCCCTGCGTGCCCTGTGGACGCAGGAGGAGGCCGAGTACCACGGGGAGTTCGTCGAGTTCGGGCCGAGTTGGGCGTGGCCCAAACCGTCGCGGACCATCGGCGTCACCGTGGGCGCTGCGGGCAATGAGAAGAACTTCAAGTGGATCGCGCGCAGTGCGGACGGCTGGATCACCACGCCGGGGGAGACCGACATCGACGACTCGGTGGAGCTGCTCAATCGGGTCTGGAGCGATGCCGGACGCGAGGGCGCGCCGGAGATCGTCGCGATCGACATCCGGCCCGATGCCGAACGTCTCTCGCGATGGCGCGACATCGGCGTCACGCGCGTCATCTACGGACTCCCGGACAAGGATGCCGACACCGCCCGTGCGTACCTGACGAAGCTGGCCGGCAAGCTCGGTTTGTGA
- a CDS encoding glycosyltransferase family 4 protein encodes MNDAVVPLGSRKNANGPGGALRIALLSYRSKPHCGGQGVYVRHLARELALLGHQVEIFSGQPYPDLDQAALDAGVTLTRVPSLDLYGEPDPFRTPRPGEYRDWIDVLEVASMWTAAFGEPLTFSLRVARLLRERRADFDVVHDNQCLGYGLLAIRRAGFPLVATIHHPITRDRALAVKAAKRFKKITAWRWHSFLAMQGRVARRIPSLLTVSRSSEDDIRNAFGVRPGTLATIPLGVDTEVFAPRGARVPGRIVCVASADAPLKGVSFLLEAVAKVAAEQPVELVLVSKLDPEGPSAKLIDQLSIGDRVSVVSGIGDDQLADLLGSAEIACVPSLYEGFSLPAVEAMSCGTPLVATRAGAIPEVVGADEQAAILVRPGDAGELAQAFLRLFGDPDLRHRLGTGGRSRVTEKYSWKAVAAATADRYRAAITAVTGVAIDDIAESSVAEDREGETAC; translated from the coding sequence GTGAACGACGCTGTCGTGCCTCTCGGCTCTCGTAAGAACGCGAACGGACCCGGGGGCGCACTCCGGATCGCGCTGCTCTCGTATCGGAGCAAGCCGCACTGCGGCGGGCAGGGCGTCTACGTGCGCCATCTGGCTCGTGAGCTGGCGTTACTGGGGCATCAGGTGGAGATCTTCTCCGGCCAGCCCTACCCGGATCTCGATCAAGCGGCGCTCGATGCGGGCGTCACCCTCACCAGGGTGCCGAGTCTGGACCTGTACGGCGAACCCGACCCCTTCCGCACTCCGCGGCCCGGCGAGTACCGCGACTGGATCGACGTGCTCGAAGTGGCGTCGATGTGGACGGCCGCGTTCGGCGAACCGCTGACGTTCAGCCTGCGGGTGGCGCGCCTTCTGAGGGAGCGTCGGGCCGATTTCGACGTCGTCCACGACAACCAGTGCCTCGGCTACGGTCTGCTGGCGATCCGGCGGGCCGGGTTCCCCCTCGTCGCCACGATCCATCACCCGATCACGCGCGACCGTGCGCTGGCCGTGAAGGCTGCGAAGAGATTCAAGAAGATCACCGCCTGGCGCTGGCACTCGTTCCTGGCCATGCAGGGACGGGTGGCGCGGCGCATCCCGTCGCTCCTGACGGTGTCGCGAAGCAGTGAGGATGACATCAGGAACGCGTTCGGTGTGCGGCCGGGAACGCTCGCGACGATCCCACTCGGCGTGGACACCGAGGTGTTCGCTCCGCGCGGTGCGCGAGTGCCGGGGCGGATCGTGTGCGTGGCGAGTGCGGACGCGCCGCTCAAGGGAGTCTCATTCCTCCTCGAGGCGGTGGCGAAGGTCGCTGCGGAGCAGCCGGTGGAACTCGTCCTGGTCTCCAAGCTGGATCCGGAGGGGCCGTCAGCCAAGCTCATCGACCAACTGTCGATCGGCGACCGGGTGTCCGTGGTGTCGGGAATCGGTGACGATCAACTGGCCGACCTGCTGGGGAGCGCCGAGATCGCCTGTGTGCCTTCGCTGTACGAGGGGTTCTCCCTTCCGGCTGTGGAGGCGATGAGCTGCGGTACCCCGCTCGTGGCAACTCGTGCCGGGGCCATCCCGGAGGTCGTCGGCGCAGACGAGCAGGCGGCGATCCTCGTCCGACCCGGCGACGCCGGGGAGTTGGCGCAGGCGTTCCTGCGACTGTTCGGCGATCCGGATCTGCGTCACCGGCTCGGGACCGGAGGTCGTTCGCGGGTGACCGAGAAGTACAGCTGGAAGGCCGTCGCCGCGGCCACCGCCGACCGGTACCGTGCCGCGATCACGGCAGTCACCGGCGTGGCCATCGACGATATCGCCGAGTCCTCCGTTGCGGAGGATCGGGAAGGAGAGACCGCGTGCTGA
- a CDS encoding acyl-[acyl-carrier-protein] thioesterase, translated as MTTSRENEPLGERKAGARCFSTEYAVRTGDIDQQMRVRLDALARYLQDAANDNLAVTEFADTDPFWIVRRTVIDVIEPLTWPSDIRVERWCGSMSTRWTNMRVSLIGDAQTNRFNPDERPGGHVETEAFWINVNEQGMPSRISDVALDILTEMTDEHRLRWKAMNPEKAPAPSELALPDREHVLRITDFDPFKHLNNAAYLEAVEDELVEHMDLLEGPHRAVIEYLRPIAPGTPITIRRRRDDDRLLVWFLTPGPGSTGTDDELVVSATASVAVTEAPA; from the coding sequence GTGACCACATCGCGCGAAAACGAACCACTCGGCGAGCGCAAAGCGGGCGCACGGTGCTTCTCGACCGAGTACGCAGTCCGCACCGGCGACATCGACCAGCAGATGCGCGTCCGCCTCGACGCGCTCGCCCGCTACCTGCAGGACGCCGCGAACGACAACCTCGCCGTCACCGAGTTCGCCGACACGGATCCGTTCTGGATCGTGCGCCGCACGGTCATCGACGTCATCGAACCCCTGACCTGGCCGTCGGACATCCGCGTCGAACGCTGGTGCGGGTCCATGTCCACCAGGTGGACCAACATGCGCGTGAGCCTCATCGGTGACGCCCAGACGAACCGCTTCAATCCGGACGAGCGCCCCGGCGGACATGTCGAGACCGAAGCGTTCTGGATCAACGTGAACGAGCAGGGCATGCCCTCACGGATCAGCGACGTGGCACTCGACATCCTGACCGAGATGACCGACGAGCACCGCCTGCGGTGGAAAGCCATGAACCCGGAGAAGGCGCCCGCACCATCCGAGCTGGCACTCCCCGACCGCGAGCACGTCCTGCGCATCACAGATTTCGATCCGTTCAAGCATCTGAACAACGCGGCCTACCTCGAGGCGGTGGAAGACGAGCTCGTCGAGCACATGGACTTGCTCGAGGGGCCGCACCGTGCGGTGATCGAGTACCTGCGCCCGATCGCACCCGGGACGCCGATCACGATCCGGCGCCGACGAGACGACGACCGACTGCTCGTCTGGTTCCTGACTCCGGGCCCCGGCTCCACCGGTACCGACGACGAGCTCGTGGTCAGTGCGACCGCATCCGTCGCCGTGACCGAGGCGCCGGCTTAG
- a CDS encoding DUF3558 family protein: MATRIDSWIWAIRLTKTRSAAGAACKGGHVRLNGNTVKPSATVAVGDQVTVRTGGRERIVEVTGLINKRVSAPVAAENYIDHSPPPPPREVLASLPRRDRGAGRPTKRERRQLEKFRTGTFLTVLAAVGMLVLTGCGDSGPSGTEGEAPTPQAGTGPDFERCGGLDAGEVARLTRIEGLQPAVENPSACEWQGPASEFSSVSFNWYRGSPIGRERGTEQLSRDLTQDYSVDGVPGFIAYTGAICEIGLSWDADFIEISVHAGLGPDRAPTMPTDAVCAGAKRLAETVVKEAG, from the coding sequence ATGGCGACCCGCATCGACAGTTGGATCTGGGCGATCCGCCTGACGAAGACTCGTTCGGCCGCCGGCGCTGCGTGCAAGGGCGGACACGTCCGTCTCAACGGCAACACGGTGAAGCCCTCGGCAACGGTCGCCGTCGGCGACCAGGTGACCGTCCGGACCGGCGGGCGAGAGCGGATCGTCGAGGTCACCGGCCTGATCAACAAGCGGGTGTCTGCGCCGGTGGCGGCGGAGAACTACATCGACCACAGTCCGCCGCCTCCGCCGCGCGAGGTGCTGGCGAGCCTCCCCCGACGTGATCGCGGTGCAGGCAGGCCGACGAAGCGGGAGCGGCGCCAGTTGGAGAAGTTCCGCACCGGCACGTTCCTGACTGTCCTGGCTGCGGTCGGGATGCTCGTCCTCACGGGTTGCGGCGACAGCGGACCGTCCGGCACGGAGGGTGAGGCACCGACGCCGCAAGCGGGCACGGGCCCCGACTTCGAGCGTTGCGGCGGACTCGACGCCGGCGAAGTGGCGCGTCTGACACGTATCGAAGGTCTTCAGCCGGCCGTCGAGAATCCGTCCGCCTGCGAATGGCAGGGCCCCGCCAGCGAATTCTCGTCCGTGTCGTTCAACTGGTACCGGGGTTCCCCGATCGGCCGTGAACGCGGAACGGAGCAGTTGTCGCGGGATCTGACCCAGGACTACAGCGTCGACGGCGTACCCGGGTTCATCGCCTACACCGGGGCGATCTGCGAGATCGGGCTCTCCTGGGACGCGGACTTCATCGAGATATCCGTTCACGCGGGCCTGGGCCCCGACCGTGCGCCGACCATGCCGACCGATGCCGTGTGCGCCGGGGCCAAGCGGCTCGCCGAGACAGTCGTGAAGGAGGCGGGATGA
- a CDS encoding SixA phosphatase family protein — MSAAAPRTLILLRHGKSDYPLGVDDHARPLNDRGDRQAALAGDWIRDDGHQIDAVLCSTATRTRLTLARTRIDAPAQFIDDIYGGTPRELFEVIRVHAPADASTLLMVGHFPGMPEAAFALDPSAEIDRFPTSAYAVLQIGTDWDRIGLDEDPDAALQALRIPR; from the coding sequence ATGAGCGCCGCAGCACCGCGCACCCTAATCCTTCTGCGCCACGGCAAGAGCGACTATCCGCTCGGCGTCGACGACCACGCCCGACCGCTCAACGATCGCGGGGACCGACAGGCGGCTCTGGCCGGAGACTGGATCCGCGACGACGGGCACCAGATCGACGCGGTTCTGTGCTCGACGGCCACGCGCACCCGCCTGACACTCGCACGGACCCGGATCGATGCACCGGCTCAGTTCATCGACGACATCTACGGTGGCACCCCACGCGAACTGTTCGAGGTGATCCGCGTCCACGCGCCCGCAGACGCCTCGACGCTGCTGATGGTCGGGCACTTCCCAGGTATGCCCGAAGCCGCATTCGCACTCGATCCGTCGGCCGAGATCGACCGGTTCCCGACCTCGGCGTACGCCGTGCTGCAGATCGGCACCGACTGGGACCGGATCGGCCTCGACGAAGACCCAGACGCCGCACTGCAGGCCCTCCGGATTCCTCGCTAG
- a CDS encoding DUF3558 domain-containing protein has product MMRGDRMRRAGTALALSVVATVGLAACSVDGTAVREGRSAGTDTGHVDTDRFEKLLAECDVLPAAKIGEAVGGGIADPEFFGANCRWAVATPGVVHVMFNWFEWGSYNHEKDTAKRLGFTTENVKVRSQAGFTARDPKRPGVCGVTAKAPGGGIYTWWVEPRQPPAGDACAAPIRLMEMILTGAY; this is encoded by the coding sequence ATGATGCGCGGTGACCGAATGCGGCGCGCAGGGACCGCGCTGGCGCTGTCCGTCGTCGCGACGGTCGGGCTGGCGGCCTGCTCGGTCGACGGCACGGCGGTTCGCGAGGGCCGTTCCGCGGGAACCGACACCGGGCACGTCGACACGGACAGGTTCGAGAAGCTGCTCGCGGAATGCGATGTGCTTCCGGCTGCGAAGATCGGCGAGGCCGTCGGCGGCGGGATCGCCGACCCCGAGTTCTTCGGAGCGAACTGCCGGTGGGCGGTCGCGACGCCCGGAGTCGTCCACGTGATGTTCAACTGGTTCGAGTGGGGGTCGTACAACCACGAGAAGGACACCGCGAAGCGGCTCGGGTTCACCACGGAGAACGTCAAAGTGCGAAGTCAGGCGGGCTTCACCGCCCGCGATCCGAAACGTCCGGGTGTGTGCGGAGTGACGGCGAAAGCCCCGGGCGGGGGGATCTACACATGGTGGGTGGAACCCCGGCAGCCACCTGCGGGCGATGCGTGCGCCGCACCGATCCGCTTGATGGAGATGATCCTGACCGGCGCGTACTGA
- a CDS encoding DMT family transporter encodes MHTWVPALLATAAALLIAVGTVLRQRASGPRGGIGAGWSLGAAIAFTGFFLQATSLGLGSILLVQPLVILAVLFALPLEAWADHRHPRPSEWAWGALLVVCVVVFLLIARPTTTDRRPEVVTTGITVGVVTAGLIGLVVVAERCRNDHHRALFYGLASGALFGVSAVLIKTVAWRIMDDTFSVFLHYEIYLLIPILILAVVAQQRGFGSGDLQTSFPAMNVMEPTVAMLLGVVLLGESIDVSVAMMAFLAVVLALASIAVVKLAKHAAIRGDRWEAPVTADAVV; translated from the coding sequence ATGCACACCTGGGTCCCCGCGCTATTGGCTACCGCAGCAGCGCTGCTGATCGCCGTCGGAACCGTGCTGCGCCAGCGCGCCTCGGGTCCGCGCGGCGGAATCGGTGCAGGCTGGTCGCTGGGGGCCGCCATCGCGTTCACCGGATTCTTCCTGCAGGCGACGTCCCTGGGGCTCGGGTCCATTCTTCTCGTGCAACCACTGGTCATCCTGGCAGTGCTCTTCGCACTGCCGCTGGAGGCCTGGGCCGATCATCGGCACCCGCGGCCGTCCGAATGGGCGTGGGGTGCCCTGCTGGTGGTGTGCGTGGTGGTGTTCCTCTTGATCGCCAGACCGACCACAACCGACCGCAGACCGGAGGTGGTGACCACGGGAATCACGGTCGGGGTGGTCACCGCAGGCCTCATCGGTCTCGTCGTGGTGGCCGAGCGGTGTCGAAACGACCACCACCGCGCGCTGTTCTACGGACTAGCCTCCGGCGCGCTCTTCGGCGTCTCCGCAGTGCTGATCAAGACGGTCGCATGGCGCATCATGGACGACACGTTCTCGGTGTTCCTGCACTACGAGATCTACCTGCTGATCCCGATCCTGATCCTCGCAGTGGTGGCCCAGCAACGCGGCTTCGGATCCGGGGACCTGCAGACATCGTTCCCCGCGATGAACGTCATGGAACCGACCGTGGCGATGCTGCTCGGAGTGGTGCTCCTGGGCGAGAGCATCGACGTGAGCGTGGCGATGATGGCGTTCCTCGCCGTGGTGCTGGCATTGGCGAGCATCGCCGTGGTGAAACTGGCCAAACATGCGGCGATCCGCGGTGACCGGTGGGAAGCACCGGTCACCGCGGATGCGGTGGTGTGA